TATGGTACAAAATAGCAAGATACATTTCGTAGGCGAAAAAATGCGATTTTGCGATAATGTGTTAATGCGCAAAATATTCCTTACCGCACGCTTGCAGTgcattattgttataaatCCTAGGTACGTTCATTACGTTCGTTATGCCAGGTATGTGCATTTTTTGATTGCTTCCTGCTTCCTCCGTTCCCCCCCCCCCTTCACCCAACCTCTACTACTACTTAATCtatgaaattttttgtttaaatgaTCCCCAATATGATGATGTGCACCACAAAATGTACATTAACTTTAAGAATGTGCTATATCATAGAATAGTAGCTCATTCCAAATGAACTATTTTAGATGAAATTTCtaatattatcttttatcGAAATATTTACTACCATGCTATGGGGTCATATGATATCACTTTACCGCTGGATATATCGTAATTCCTACAAAATTCCATGAGGCGAAGGaactaaaaatgaaaattgtcTAAACGTAGGTATCATAACCGAAGAGTTGATTTTGTAACGTATTGTTACTTGTTGTTACAGTTTTTCaggtattattatttatttattttttttttttttggtttttcaAAAGGTTGGAAATTTCAGACCTCTGGCTCAGAGCGAAGAaaattgaacaaaaaaaaaaaaaaaaaaaaaagaaaaagaaaagagaatTGGGATAAGTAAATTGACAAGATGTGAAAACATGCAAAGTTTTGTGAAACCACGAAGcaacgaaaaaataaaaagataaatacgACTCGTACACAAATGCGCACAGCGAGGGGGCACTTTAGAGCAGGCCGCAGAATGGAGTTGGGTTTTTCGAAGAATCTACAGCTAGGGGTTCTTGTGAATTGAAGTCGAAATAGGTGATAAAGTCATCAGTATTAGGAACAGCATCCAAACAGACCTGTCCCAGGAGACCTAATCTGAACATATCAATAAAAAATCTACATCCACCATTAAtatctaaatatttataatttctacATAAATTTAGTTTTGTCGAAATGACATTACTAACAAAACGAATATCATTAGTAGGTTGTTCTAGACCAAGCATtttcacatatttataatatttatatttatttaacataaataaaatgtaatctCCAACATACATATgatcatatttataatctAGTGTAGATCCTATTGCACTTAGTTTTAAGCTGATTTGTTTATCTTCCATTTTTGGTAAAAATATACCTGGTGTgtctataaaatataataaaggaCTATTTGAAACTTTATATGTGTTAATTGTTTTTGTCGTACCTGCCAAAATATTTGTTTGAACTCTTTTTCTATTAACCTCATAtgctattttattatttttatatccaTATTTActcatattatatgtaatatctTTGAACGAATTTATAATACTGGACTTACCTACATTAGGTAAACCTATTAACATAGCGAATATACCTAAACTTTTAAATTTGGGTTTTATTTCTTTGCAAATATCACgtatttttgatatatttttattaaattttgatgatgttaataaacatatagaATTTGATTTCTCttctattaaattttttgcttttaacGCTactttattacatattaaatctactttatttaaaataattatacatcgcttactatttttatatttttttttcatactgtttataataaaatggttACTACTTGTAAATGGCAGTCGAGCATCTCGTACTTCTATTATTACATCACATATAtcaaatttcttttttatatttacagaTGACTTGTGCATGTAATTTGGAAAACATGTAATATTCTCGTCAAATATGAATATCTCTCTGCATGCAAAATCGgtgtatttttctttcttcttattactattataaatattattgctgctataaatattattgctgctataaatattattactgctataaatattattaatattattattactattttttttttttttttcttcaccATGTTCCACATCACACTCTGTTATCTTCTTTTCCAACTCTGTCCCATTATCCCTACTTGCATTTACAAAACTGTTCagatatatttctttattgttTTCACTCCAATTTTTTTGCTCTATCCCCTTATTGACACTCTTTTTTGCGTTCTCCAGGtcttttcttaaaaatatatcactCAGTTTTGGCCCCAGATCCTTCTTCCACACACTTATCGACGAAGATGATGTTGATCTGATAATTCTTCTACTGCTCATTTATTGGTTATCagaaaattattctttttgttttggAAAAAATGGGCTCCCTATACCAATACACCTACGTGAGGGATTTTCCCCTCGTCCGCGGTATTTTAGCGATCCCTCCCAAAAGTGaaagtgcatatatatatatatatatataatatatatatatatatatatatatatatatatacgtatattcatatatacgcatatacgtatgtacgtatgtatgcatatatgtatgtatgcatgtatgtatgcacacgCATGTATATTTGTGTGTCCTTTTCGCAGAACTACAAAGGGGGTTGTTCCTgctataatattatacagTTATATTGGAAATTTTAAtcttaaaaatgaattttttttttttttttttttttttttttcctttttcttgtTTTCCTTTATCATTAATAACGAATGGATAACTTTTCCCTAAGTTGTTGAATTtagaaatgataaaaaaaaaaaaaaataaaaaaaattattatgcaATATATGCAGCAAATAAATGCGCAGAGTAAATGACgcattaaatgtatatgggtagagaaaaaaaaattatgcgtGCGAATTATCATACAAAATGATCAAAATGACGGGCTATATAATGCGCAAAAAAAAGGTGCTAAATAATCGACGTAGCAGTTGCAGAtatgcacaaaaaaaatttcccctttttttgtttttacgtTGGCAAATAATTACACACAAAAAAGGGTATTTAAGTTACATACACCTGTGATAAATTAAACATTAATGATATGAAGTCTCAGTATTTCTTCTCCCAAGGCCCACAGTAGTAAAACTGTTTGTGcatattaatttcatttttttttttttttttttttttttgcgaaAAATGGTTACTTAGCATAGCCTTTTCCTTTCAAATTATCAAAAATGTCAAATGTCGAAATGACTGAAGTACCTCGTAAGCATTCTAAACCTGCGGGGAAGGGCCAAAGAGGTAAGCAtcaaaaaatgagaaaatttcaagtataataatttaaaagattaCAAGATGAACAAATAAGAGCTGGGCGAAGAACAACTATACTAGCAAACACACATAAAGGGAAAACTACTATACaaatgacaaaaataaaaataaagatatcaATTTTGCTTTACTTGGGACTGTTCGAAGGAATGCTCAAATATTCCCCTTTATTAATAACTACATTAAATTTGTTCTTCTttaaataacgaaaaatCTTAATAGTAATGCTGTTGACGTTTTTGTACTCACGAATATAATCCAAggcaattataaaaatagcaTTTTGGCTTAACTCCTTCGAATggctattttttaatattttaaaaatattattaacaaggtaattattcgttttattatatttttgtaaactcaaataaatatacatcatattttcctttatgTGTGTATTATCTTTTGCATTTGttttaaagtaaatatatgaacatatatagcTAATGTATTCTATTATGTGAACAAAATTACACACATTGCTTGACATATCATTCATATTCCGATTGCTCACATGCTGACTCATATCGTTAGGTACACATTTGCCCATGTTATCATTTCTACTCATCTCTTCAGAAtttgtagtaataatattattcgatttatcatttattagCATGCTATAACTGTTagtctttaaatttttacaaatttgtaCGTGACCCATGTTTGGTTCATTCTTACTGAAGCAGCAATGTGGAATAGTGGCATCTATGAACATATCATCAAGGAGGAaggaatttttaaaaaaggttGATACTTCTCCAGGATCGTCTGTTACACTATTTATATTACGATCCATCGCATGCTCTCcgtttcttaatttttttctcccaTTATTATGCCCATTTTTTCCCACATTTACGTTCTCCCCAGTGAGTGATAAAGGTTCTCCCCGCTCCTCCATAACGCATAGAGGGTATGCAATGGCATCTACATATGTGCTTaacttttttacaatatcttgactgtaattaaaaaaaagctgTAATTTATTCATAGGAATTGAATCTTGtccattattatatgttataaacTGTAAGTGGGTAAATATGTGAATGATAAAGGAGGCCATCTTCCTTTGGTATATGTCGCAAGATGCATCTTCTTTTTCATCTCCTTGTGCATCTCTTAGGGAATCTTCCTGGGCATGTTCTTCTGCATTTTTTATGGCATCTCCCTGGGTATCTCCTTGTGCAcctcttttatatatataatacataagaAGGTCTAATacaaaatttacataaacgTTTAATACTATTGTGTACTTGCTTATATCACACATATTTTCGTAATTAATGTAATAGTGTTTCTTGAtgtacttaaaaatattgtctACTTTGTTTGCATATACTGACATATCAATTTTTGTGCCATCTGTATGAGTTCGACATGACTCCACCTCCTGAAGACCAACATTGGTGTGATAGTAAAATAGGAAATTTCGAAAGAGTGcactatatatatgcaaaaagtTTAAGACCAAACGGTTCTCTTCAAACAATTGCATAAACAGTTTAttcacaaaaattatttggtTTTCATTAAAGATTGGGCATGTATTATACAATACcgttattatattattaacatttaaatagataattttttgtgttaatatgtacaaaaatatCTCGTTTAACTTTTTCATAAGCTCAACACATTCCTCACCAGTTACAGTCATATCCTCTTCAGTTCTTGCTTCGAGTTCATACAGGAAGCACatttcattttccttttttaaattatttacgtATGAAGTGCACAATTCTACCTTACACTCTTCCGTACATTCCTTCTTACACTCTTCCGTACACTCCTTCTTACACTCTTCCGTACACTCCTTCTTACACTCTTCCGTACATTCCTTCTTACACTCTTCCGTACATTTCTTCTTACACTCTTCCGTACACTCCTTCTTACACTCTTCCGTACACTCCTTTTTACACTCCTTCCCCAATTTGCTGCTAGCACGAAGTAAAGACATCGCTATTCGACTTGACccatttttcttattcaaCTTGTCCGAAATACTATTGACAAGTTCTTGCATATGATTCCTTCGAGCAGTGGTTAAACTTttcccttttctttttttaaaatgcctctttaaaattctatttatgtatacatataaatatatgacatgttttatgttcatgttttcgaaatttttttttttctcattcaaaatatgtaaaaaatgagagagatattcattttcatttttcgaAAAATAGGTaagcatattatatatttctaaattatCATATGACTCAATATTatctattattttgttaaatataaaattgatTAAATCTCTGTCACATAATTTTACTATGCTCTTAAAAACTTTTGCTTCTACTTTATTACATTTCATCATTTCGTTATTTATtacaaatttaaataaagtcCTATCCAAAtgagaaatataatttttatttttaaacagGATCTCGTATATATGAAACAAGtagttatttaaaaacagaaaattttctttttgcatAGGGGTCAATCTTTTTCGTGCGCTTAATGCCTTAATGGTTGTAGGATGAACTTTCGTATTTTTTCCTATCTGTTTATGTTCC
This genomic interval from Plasmodium brasilianum strain Bolivian I chromosome 13, whole genome shotgun sequence contains the following:
- a CDS encoding GTP-binding protein — protein: MSSRRIIRSTSSSSISVWKKDLGPKLSDIFLRKDLENAKKSVNKGIEQKNWSENNKEIYLNSFVNASRDNGTELEKKITECDVEHGEEKKKKNSNNNINNIYSSNNIYSSNNIYSSNNIYNSNKKKEKYTDFACREIFIFDENITCFPNYMHKSSVNIKKKFDICDVIIEVRDARLPFTSSNHFIINSMKKKYKNSKRCIIILNKVDLICNKVALKAKNLIEEKSNSICLLTSSKFNKNISKIRDICKEIKPKFKSLGIFAMLIGLPNVGKSSIINSFKDITYNMSKYGYKNNKIAYEVNRKRVQTNILAGTTKTINTYKVSNSPLLYFIDTPGIFLPKMEDKQISLKLSAIGSTLDYKYDHMYVGDYILFMLNKYKYYKYVKMLGLEQPTNDIRFVSNVISTKLNLCRNYKYLDINGGCRFFIDMFRLGLLGQVCLDAVPNTDDFITYFDFNSQEPLAVDSSKNPTPFCGLL
- a CDS encoding hypothetical protein (conserved Plasmodium protein); amino-acid sequence: MKAISTARNNVNTQKWPYKILEKEINNKINNILNLIIFDTSKNVSGEHTQDYLKYINRNVCKLNSKKEDIPSDAVENEVVNAEENTLANEVAIADGGSNNRNIQQLKWKYYNNISVGVLKEYIKTVHRSKSNLGLTYATNGKWNKLLDPYEDKANPEKVKKEKMIKQDETFNEARYARLSKNLTNKNVCSKKRKLHKCEEEKDMEKKVEREVEKEKESGEYMLNGEYDSVLKNANLNEVKYLWLKHAVVIFKLLIDCNLKVDIKRKLSLSRAVLCFLKNKNIHVNTDLYLSYCYLLSKINMIDKELVIIMYSHVQNDFKHLSMLNKFYLFSCIHNFNFLSKKFQKIRTYLHSHFYSLVKGEYLSRVGDNIQTSRELISGQVEWVGFQEEEKVRHLYEEEHKQIGKNTKVHPTTIKALSARKRLTPMQKENFLFLNNYLFHIYEILFKNKNYISHLDRTLFKFVINNEMMKCNKVEAKVFKSIVKLCDRDLINFIFNKIIDNIESYDNLEIYNMLTYFSKNENEYLSHFLHILNEKKKNFENMNIKHVIYLYVYINRILKRHFKKRKGKSLTTARRNHMQELVNSISDKLNKKNGSSRIAMSLLRASSKLGKECKKECTEECKKECTEECKKKCTEECKKECTEECKKECTEECKKECTEECKKECTEECKVELCTSYVNNLKKENEMCFLYELEARTEEDMTVTGEECVELMKKLNEIFLYILTQKIIYLNVNNIITVLYNTCPIFNENQIIFVNKLFMQLFEENRLVLNFLHIYSALFRNFLFYYHTNVGLQEVESCRTHTDGTKIDMSVYANKVDNIFKYIKKHYYINYENMCDISKYTIVLNVYVNFVLDLLMYYIYKRGAQGDTQGDAIKNAEEHAQEDSLRDAQGDEKEDASCDIYQRKMASFIIHIFTHLQFITYNNGQDSIPMNKLQLFFNYSQDIVKKLSTYVDAIAYPLCVMEERGEPLSLTGENVNVGKNGHNNGRKKLRNGEHAMDRNINSVTDDPGEVSTFFKNSFLLDDMFIDATIPHCCFSKNEPNMGHVQICKNLKTNSYSMLINDKSNNIITTNSEEMSRNDNMGKCVPNDMSQHVSNRNMNDMSSNVCNFVHIIEYISYICSYIYFKTNAKDNTHIKENMMYIYLSLQKYNKTNNYLVNNIFKILKNSHSKELSQNAIFIIALDYIREYKNVNSITIKIFRYLKKNKFNVVINKGEYLSIPSNSPKFRMLTRYFSHFDI